One Pyrus communis chromosome 4, drPyrComm1.1, whole genome shotgun sequence genomic region harbors:
- the LOC137731079 gene encoding AT-hook motif nuclear-localized protein 10-like yields MSGSETGVMTSREPFLQKSPIQSQSAIQSLRLNFSADGGSALYKPVATATSPAYQPSVTSAAASGGGAVVPGAAGEGAVMAPVATAGLNMNMGTEPMKKKRGRPRKYGPDGTMALALSPSAPPVTVTSSSVGAFSPPPAPPAPAPPSGGGSASPPPSSTSTKKSRGRPPGSSKKQQLDALGAPGFGFTPHVITVKAGEDVWSKIMSFSQNGPRAVCILSATGAISNVTLRQPATSGGTVTYEGRFEILSLSGSFLLSEIGGQRSRTGGLSVSLSGPDGRVLGGGVAGLLTAACPVQVVVGSFVADGRKESKTANQMDPLSVAPKFDPGSGPTGASSPQSRGTLSESSGGPGSPLNQSTGACNNNNLQGMSSMPWK; encoded by the exons atgtcagGATCTGAGACGGGAGTGATGACGAGTAGGGAGCCGTTTCTGCAGAAGAGTCCTATTCAGTCACAGTCCGCCATCCAGAGTCTGCGGTTGAACTTCAGTGCTGACGGCGGCTCCGCTCTCTACAAGCCTGTTGCCACCGCCACCTCACCTGCTTACCAGCCCTCGGTCACCTCCGCCGCCGCTTCCGGCGGAGGTGCTGTTGTCCCGGGGGCTGCCGGAGAGGGTGCAGTTATGGCCCCTGTTGCTACTGCTGGGCTTAACATGAACATGGGTACTGAgccaatgaagaagaagagagggaggCCCAGGAAGTACGGGCCGGATGGCACAATGGCATTGGCTCTATCACCATCAGCCCCGCCCGTGACCGTTACCTCGTCCAGCGTCGGAGCCTTTTCTCCTCCTCCTGCTCCTCCTGCTCCTGCTCCTCCTTCTGGGGGAGGTTCTGCCTCACCACCACCCAGTTCCACTTCCACCAAGAAATCAAGAGGCAGACCACCTGGTTCTTCCAAGAAGCAACAATTGGATGCTTTGG GAGCTCCGGGATTTGGATTTACGCCACATGTTATCACTGTAAAAGCTGGAGAG GATGTATGGTCAAAAATAATGTCATTCTCTCAGAATGGTCCTAGAGCTGTTTGCATATTGTCTGCAACTGGAGCCATCTCTAATGTGACTCTTCGCCAACCGGCCACATCTGGTGGAACTGTAACATATGAG GGGAGGTTTGAAATTCTGTCACTCTCAGGCTCGTTTCTTCTATCTGAAATTGGTGGTCAGCGGAGTAGAACTGGGGGCTTAAGTGTGTCATTATCTGGCCCAGATGGCCGAGTTTTAGGTGGTGGCGTGGCAGGTCTTCTAACAGCTGCCTGCCCTGTTCAG GTGGTAGTCGGAAGTTTTGTTGCAGATGGTCGGAAAGAATCAAAGACTGCGAACCAAATGGACCCTTTGTCCGTAGCACCAAAATTTGATCCGGGCAGTGGTCCAACAGGAGCAAGTAGCCCCCAGTCACGTGGAACTCTGAGTGAATCCTCAGGCGGGCCTGGAAGTCCGCTTAACCAAAGCACAGGGGCCTGCAATAACAATAACCTGCAAGGCATGTCAAGCATGCCATGGAAGTGA